A DNA window from Daucus carota subsp. sativus chromosome 3, DH1 v3.0, whole genome shotgun sequence contains the following coding sequences:
- the LOC135151474 gene encoding uncharacterized protein LOC135151474 has protein sequence MGFNSQFTILKDNKLTGPNYIEWKRNLDIVLTAEEYKFCTYEPKPDQPAADAPKDKKDYYKRWIKADEMSRYYILAVMAARQVAMMALMNTQMAEGTPIRDRVLKMMSHLNEIEILGAELDEKTQIDIILMSLSKSFGQFRLNYNMNKKKKKTQT, from the exons atgggaTTTAATTCACaattcaccatacttaaggataacaaacttaccggacctaactatattgaatggaaacgaaatttggacattgtgttgactgctgaggagtacaagttttgcacttatgaacccaagcctgatcagcctgctgctgatgctcctaaAGATAAGAAAGATTATTATAAGCGCTGGAttaaggctgatgagatgtcacGATATTACATTCTGGCAgtaat ggctgctaggcaagtagccatgatggctttaatgaacactcagatggctgaaggaaCACCTATAAGGGATcgtgttctcaagatgatgtcacatctgaatgagatagagatccttggtgctgaactTGACGAgaaaacccagattgacattatccttatgagcttgtcCAAGAGTTTTGGGCAGTTTCGATTGAATTATAACAtgaacaagaaaaagaaaaagactcAGACATAG
- the LOC135151475 gene encoding uncharacterized protein LOC135151475, with protein MHKGVRLPITCPVCNADKEHLLHLFFDCRFAENCWQSVDLKYDMREAYSVSDCLLHESAIAKYEDIVSICLVLWGIWFWRNKKVWQNQWMNHAIPMEITFKVYKEWKTARKSSVDTRAMSVNGASNLKRWQPLVSGELKLNVDASFFPGHESFSVGMVLRDQEGAFVGGNVLRYSGQQL; from the coding sequence ATGCATAAAGGTGTTAGACTTCCAATTACATGTCCAGTGTGTAATGCGGATAAAGAACACCTTCTTCACTTATTTTTCGACTGTAGATTTGCGGAAAACTGTTGGCAATCTGTTGATCTCAAGTATGACATGAGGGAGGCGTATTCAGTTTCAGATTGCTTACTTCATGAATCGGCCATTGCTAAATATGAAGATATTGTCTCTATCTGCCTGGTGTTATGGGGTATTTGGTTCTGGAGGAATAAAAAGGTCTGGCAAAACCAATGGATGAACCATGCCATTCCAATGGAGATTACGTTCAAAGTGTATAAGGAATGGAAGACTGCTCGTAAATCAAGTGTTGACACGAGAGCTATGAGTGTTAACGGAGCCAGCAACTTGAAGAGATGGCAACCTCTAGTATCAGGGGAGCTGAAACTCAATGTTGACGCTTCATTTTTCCCGGGGCATGAATCATTCTCTGTAGGTATGGTACTTCGTGATCAGGAGGGAGCATTTGTAGGCGGAAATGTATTACGTTATTCCGGCCAGCAATTGTGA
- the LOC108213589 gene encoding bidirectional sugar transporter SWEET1 — protein MAAVLHSVFGIFGDFTGLFLFLAPMITFKRIIQNKGTEQFSGIPYVMTLLNCLLSAWYGLPFVSPNNILVTVVNGVGTVIESIYVITFLIFSSKKEKIKILGLIAAMLAIFGSVALVSVLALHHQKRKVFCGFAAAIFSVIMYASPLSVIRLVMKTRSVEYMPFFLSLCSFLCGTSWFVYGLLGKDPFVAVPNGFGCALGIVQLILYAVYCGDKGSKKTSDGSSLEMGQGNKANHDQKQVSNQEDSM, from the exons ATGGCTGCTGTTCTGCACTCTGTTTTTGGGATATTTG GGGATTTCACTGGTTTGTTCCTCTTCTTGGCCCCAAT GATCACATTCAAGAGGATCATTCAGAACAAGGGCACAGAGCAATTCTCAGGCATACCTTATGTCATGACCCTCCTTAACTGCTTGCTTTCTGCTtg GTATGGGCTGCCTTTTGTGTCACCAAACAACATACTAGTCACCGTGGTAAACGGAGTCGGTACAGTCATTGAATCCATTTATGTCATCACTTTCCTCATCTTTTCTTCCAAGAAAGAGAAGATCAAGATTCTTGGACTTATCGCTGCCATGCTCGCTATCTTCGGCTCTGTGGCCTTAGTATCTGTCTTGGCTCTTCATCATCAGAAGCGCAAGGTCTTTTGCGGTTTTGCTGCTGCAATCTTCTCTGTCATTATGTATGCTTCCCCTCTTTCCGTCATT AGGCTGGTAATGAAAACAAGGAGTGTGGAGTACATGCCCTTCTTCTTGTCTCTTTGCAGTTTCCTCTGTGGAACTTCTTGGTTTGTTTATGGCCTTCTAGGAAAAGACCCTTTTGTAGCT GTTCCGAATGGTTTCGGATGTGCACTGGGCATAGTCCAACTGATCTTGTATGCAGTCTACTGCGGCGACAAGGGCAGCAAGAAAACTAGTGATGGATCATCTCTGGAGATGGGGCAAGGCAATAAGGCAAACCATGATCAGAAGCAAGTGAGCAATCAAGAAGACTCCATGTAG
- the LOC108215332 gene encoding pentatricopeptide repeat-containing protein At4g17616, whose translation MAQLLTKFTLDYLAKNCSLSLKVSSFTLVFVKDLKIIQVPCVRYGYPLSFCSNLCCTSSNVERVWWESSSQTLLLRKLEISLKDHDLDKAWDSYKGFKKLYGFPERNVMSKLVTKLCYSSDAKWLRRACALVSLIRKGKSDLLRPCLLTNLSLSLARAQMPVDASKILRLMLEKEWLPEMNMLGLIFLHLVNTEIGMFLASNILFEICECTKTSSGENQIKVDTVTFNLVLDACVRFGSYLKGQQIIDLMAKVGVVADVYTITAIAQIHEMNYQRDELKKFKDHVEKVSYRFVHHYQQFFDSLLNLHLKFNDVDSASSLIMDMYKHQVSISCQDDTMKPQNPCLVPIGSQNLKSGLKLQISPQVLQKDPVVQVEGKQELILHQKGKLVLSNKALATIISIFKRSGRISDLSKLLISIEKNVTSVQGENLCSGVVDACIHIGWLETAHDILEDLDSMGVPLGMNSYLSLFKAYYKQQMFREAEALTKQTEKAGVFGNMSSELIYSTFLSLHEKKTSHAEAVSICDKSDLANSLVREIIKEQEETSFVVNELNSSISFFMKANMIDDAVKAYRRMQEMSIHPTRLTFFTLISGYSSLNMYREITIIWGDIKRNMESGSLACHRDLYDLLLYNFIRGGYFERVMEIISHMKDHGMFMDKWMYKREFLKYHKALYRNLEASNAKNEVQSNRIEYVQAFRKWVGIS comes from the coding sequence ATGGCACAACTGCTAACAAAATTTACCCTTGATTATCTTGCCAAGAATTGTTCTTTATCTCTAAAAGTTTCTTCTTTTACTTTAGTTTTTGTGAAAGACCTGAAGATTATTCAAGTGCCATGTGTTAGATATGGATACCCTTTGTCTTTTTGTTCGAATCTTTGCTGTACAAGTAGTAATGTAGAAAGGGTTTGGTGGGAAAGTTCTTCTCAGACACTTCTGCTGAGGAAACTTGAAATTAGTTTGAAAGATCATGATTTGGATAAGGCGTGGGATTCGTATAAAGGGTTTAAGAAATTGTATGGGTTTCCTGAAAGGAATGTGATGAGTAAGCTTGTTACCAAGCTGTGTTACTCTTCTGATGCCAAGTGGCTTCGAAGAGCTTGTGCTTTAGTGTCTTTGATTCGGAAAGGGAAATCAGATCTGCTTCGTCCGTGTTTGTTGACTAATTTGTCGCTGTCGTTGGCACGAGCTCAAATGCCGGTTGATGCCTCTAAAATTCTCAGGTTGATGCTTGAGAAGGAGTGGTTACCGGAGATGAATATGTTGGGGTTGATATTTCTTCATTTAGTGAACACGGAGATTGGGATGTTTTTGGCGTCAAATATATTGTTTGAGATTTGTGAATGTACAAAAACATCTTCTggtgaaaatcaaataaaggtTGATACTGTGACTTTTAATCTTGTTCTTGATGCTTGTGTAAGGTTTGGATCCTATTTGAAAGGTCAACAGATAATTGATTTAATGGCAAAAGTAGGGGTTGTAGCTGATGTATACACCATCACTGCAATTGCTCAAATCCATGAAATGAATTATCAGAGGGATGAGCTGAAGAAATTTAAAGATCATGTTGAGAAGGTTTCATATCGTTTTGTTCATCATTATCAACAGTTTTTTGACAGTCTCCTGAACTTGCATTTGAAATTTAATGATGTAGATTCTGCTTCTAGTTTGATAATGGACATGTATAAACATCAGGTGTCTATTTCTTGTCAAGACGATACAATGAAACCACAGAACCCTTGTCTTGTCCCTATTGGTTCACAAAATCTCAAAAGTGGGTTAAAACTACAAATTTCACCTCAGGTGCTACAGAAGGATCCAGTCGTTCAGGTTGAAGGCAAGCAGGAGCTTATTCTACACCAAAAAGGCAAACTTGTTCTCAGCAACAAAGCACTTGCTACGATCATCAGTATATTCAAGAGATCTGGAAGGATTAGCGACCTCTCAAAGCTTTTAATTAGCATTGAGAAGAATGTTACTTCAGTGCAAGGAGAAAATTTATGTTCGGGTGTTGTTGATGCCTGTATTCACATTGGATGGCTAGAAACTGCCCATGACATTTTGGAGGATTTGGACTCGATGGGGGTACCGTTGGGGATGAATTCTTATTTATCACTTTTCAAAGCTTATTACAAACAACAGATGTTTagagaagcagaagctctgACTAAACAAACCGAGAAAGCTGGGGTCTTTGGAAATATGTCCAGTGAGTTGATCTACTCTACATTTCTTTCCCTTCACGAAAAGAAAACTTCACATGCAGAGGCAGTATCAATATGTGATAAGTCAGATTTGGCTAACTCTCTAGTGCGAGAAATAATTAAAGAGCAAGAAGAGACCTCATTTGTGGTAAACGAGCTCAACTCCTCTATCTCCTTCTTCATGAAAGCGAATATGATTGATGACGCAGTGAAGGCATACAGAAGAATGCAGGAGATGAGTATACATCCCACACGGTTAACTTTCTTTACTCTGATTTCTGGCTATTCCTCTTTGAATATGTATCGTGAAATTACAATCATATGGGGTGACATCAAAAGGAATATGGAGAGTGGTAGTCTAGCATGTCACAGGGATTTGTATGACTTGTTACTGTATAATTTTATTCGCGGTGGATACTTTGAACGAGTAATGGAGATCATTAGTCACATGAAGGACCATGGGATGTTCATGGACAAATGGATGTATAAAAGAGAGTTTCTAAAGTATCATAAGGCTCTTTACAGGAACTTGGAAGCTTCCAATGCTAAAAATGAGGTTCAAAGTAATAGAATTGAATATGTCCAGGCATTTAGAAAGTGGGTTGGTATTTCTTGA